Genomic segment of Streptomyces zhihengii:
TCGGTATCGGCGCCTTCGCCGAGAAGACCCTCGTCGCCGCGGGCCAGTGCACCAAGGTCGACCCGGCCGTCTCCCCGGCCGTCGCCGGACTGCTCGGCTGCGGCGTCATGGCCGGCATCGGGGCCGCCGTCAACACCGGTGAGGTCGGCCGCGGCGACACCGTCGCCGTCATCGGCTGCGGCGGAGTCGGCGACGCGGCCGTCGTGGGCGCCCGCCTCGCCGGGGCCGCGAAGATCATCGCCGTCGACATCGACGACCGCAAGCTGGAGACCGCCCGCTCGATGGGCGCCACCCACACCGTCAACTCCCGCTCCACCGACGCCGTCGAGGCCGTGCGCGAGCTCACCGGCGGCTTCGGCGCCGACGTCGTCATCGAGGCCGTCGGCCGTCCCGAGACGTACGCCCAGGCGTTCTACGCCCGCGATCTCGCCGGCACCGTGGTCCTGGTCGGCGTGCCCACGCCCGACATGAAGCTGGAACTGCCCCTGCTGGACGTCTTCGGCCGCGGCGGCTCCCTGAAGTCCTCCTGGTACGGCGACTGCCTGCCCTCCCGCGACTTCCCGATGCTGATCGACCTGCACCAGCAGGGCCGCATCGACCTCGGCGCCTTCGTCACCGAGACCATCGGCCTCGGCGATGTCGAGAAGGCGTTCGCGCGGATGCACGAGGGCGACGTGCTGCGTTCGGTGGTGGTCCTGTGACCGCCCGCGTCGACCACCTGGTCACCTCCGGCACCTTCTCCCTCGACGGCGGCACCTGGGACGTCGACAACAACGTCTGGATCGTCGGCGACGACACCGAGGCGATCGTCGTCGACGCCGCCCACGACGCCGACGCGATCCTCGCCGCCCTCGGCGGGCGCACCCTGCGCGCGATCGTCTGCACCCACGCGCACAACGACCACATCGACGCCGCCCCGGCCCTCGCCGCGGCGACCGGCGCCCCCGTCCTGCTCCACCCGGACGACCTGCCGCTGTGGAAGCAGACCCACCCCGACCGGGCCCCCGACGGCGAACTCGCCGACGGGCAGACGATCACCGTCGCCGGCACCGCGCTGACCGTGCTGCACACCCCCGGCCACGCGCCCGGCGCCGTCTGCCTCCACGCCCCGGAGCTCGGCACCGTCTTCACCGGCGACACCCTCTTCCAGGGCGGCCCCGGC
This window contains:
- a CDS encoding S-(hydroxymethyl)mycothiol dehydrogenase is translated as MPQQVNGVIAPGRNEPVRVETITIPDPGPGEAVVAIQACGVCHTDLHYKQGGINDEFPFLLGHEAAGVVESVGEGVTEVAPGDFVILNWRAVCGRCRACRRGRPWYCFDTHNAKQRMTLADGTELSPALGIGAFAEKTLVAAGQCTKVDPAVSPAVAGLLGCGVMAGIGAAVNTGEVGRGDTVAVIGCGGVGDAAVVGARLAGAAKIIAVDIDDRKLETARSMGATHTVNSRSTDAVEAVRELTGGFGADVVIEAVGRPETYAQAFYARDLAGTVVLVGVPTPDMKLELPLLDVFGRGGSLKSSWYGDCLPSRDFPMLIDLHQQGRIDLGAFVTETIGLGDVEKAFARMHEGDVLRSVVVL
- a CDS encoding MBL fold metallo-hydrolase — its product is MTARVDHLVTSGTFSLDGGTWDVDNNVWIVGDDTEAIVVDAAHDADAILAALGGRTLRAIVCTHAHNDHIDAAPALAAATGAPVLLHPDDLPLWKQTHPDRAPDGELADGQTITVAGTALTVLHTPGHAPGAVCLHAPELGTVFTGDTLFQGGPGATGRSFSHFPTIVESIRERLLTLPPETVVRTGHGDSTTVGDEALHVQEWLDRGH